The following proteins come from a genomic window of Salvia hispanica cultivar TCC Black 2014 chromosome 4, UniMelb_Shisp_WGS_1.0, whole genome shotgun sequence:
- the LOC125219407 gene encoding O-fucosyltransferase 30-like isoform X2: protein MDFGHRHGGGVAGKRNKRPTIFTSYRAPLLLFTFIIIAIFISSKISFSPSLLPLSPDSRPPQCTHTPGDKYLWYAPHSGFSNQLSEFRNAILMAAILNRTLIVPPVLDHHAVALGSCPKFRVLDPNELRFRVWNHSIQLIRDRRYVSMADIVDLSSLVVTSTVRFMDFRIFVSKWCDVNLSLACTADSSMHSSMLEKLRQCGSLLSGYDGNVEACFVASQEDCRTTVWTYQTDDEVLDSFQADEEFKKKRKFSFSRTRKDVSRALGPGSTAGSATVLAFGSLFTGPYKGSESHIDIHEAPNDQRVQLVIQKIEFLQFVPEILNAGKSFAHETISAPFLCAQLRLLDGQFKNHWDGTFQVLKQTLDSLKQKGTLPIHVFIMTDLPRVNWTGSYLGDLEKDSDVFKLFVLREDDELVAKTAKKLVNAAYGLKLQYVSSSFDGREQHCSPLSLPDILLYVEETICGCASLGFVGTAGSTIANSIELMRKNHACS, encoded by the exons ATGGATTTTGGACATCGTCACGGGGGCGGAGTTGCCGgaaaaaggaataagaggCCCACAATTTTCACCAGCTACAGAGCACCTCTCCTCCTCTTCACCTTCATAATAATCGCTATCTTCATCTCCTCCAAAATCTCCTTCTCTCCTTCTCTCCTTCCACTTTCCCCAGACTCACGCCCTCCCCAATGCACCCACACTCCGGGAGACAAGTACCTCTGGTATGCGCCCCACAGCGGTTTCAGCAACCAGCTCTCCGAATTCAGGAATGCTATTTTGATGGCCGCCATTCTCAATCGCACGCTGATTGTGCCTCCTGTTCTCGATCACCACGCGGTCGCCCTCGGGAGTTGCCccaaatttagggttttggatCCGAATGAATTGAGATTCAGAGTATGGAACCACAGTATTCAGCTAATCCGTGATCGCAG GTACGTATCCATGGCGGATATAGTTGATCTTTCATCTCTAGTGGTCACTTCAACTGTCAGATTTATGGATTTCAGGATTTTTGTGTCAAAGTGGTGTGACGTGAATCTCAGTTTGGCTTGCACTGCAGACTCAAGTATGCATTCATCGATGCTTGAGAAACTAAGACAATGTGGATCTTTACTATCTGGATACGATGGTAATGTGGAAGCATGTTTTGTTGCTTCCCAAGAAGATTGCAGAACAACAGTATGGACATACCAAACTGATGATGAGGTTTTGGATTCATTTCAAGCTGATGAAGAAttcaagaagaaaaggaaattttcattttcgagGACAAGGAAAGATGTTTCTAGGGCCCTTGGTCCTGGATCCACAGCTGGATCAGCCACTGTCCTGGCCTTTGGGAGCCTATTTACCGGACCATATAAGGGATCTGAATCGCATATTGACATCCATGAAGCTCCAAACGATCAAAGGGTACAGTTAGTAATTCAGAAgattgaatttcttcaatttgtgCCTGAAATCTTGAATGCTGGGAAGAGTTTTGCACACGAGACGATTAGCGCTCCGTTTCTTTGTGCACAGCTTAGGTTATTGGATGGTCAGTTTAAGAACCACTGGGACGGTACTTTCCAAGTATTGAAGCAAACCCTAGACTCGTTGAAACAGAAGGGCACTCTCCCAATACATGTATTCATAATGACAGATCTTCCCCGGGTTAATTGGACTGGAAGTTATCTGGGGGATCTCGAAAAAGACTCTGATGTTTTTAAGCTGTTTGTTCTGAGAGAAGACGACGAATTAGTAGCTAAAACTGCTAAGAAACTTGTAAATGCAGCATATGGATTGAAGCTTCAATATGTTTCAAGCAGTTTTGATGGAAGAGAGCAACATTGCAGTCCTCTATCATTACctgatatactactatatgtcGAAGAAACTATCTGTGGTTGTGCTTCTCTAGGTTTCGTTGGGACTGCTGGTTCAACCATTGCCAATAGCATagaattgatgagaaaaaatcatgcatgttcatGA
- the LOC125219407 gene encoding O-fucosyltransferase 30-like isoform X3: MPQNGDEMLTNTRKEMDFGHRHGGGVAGKRNKRPTIFTSYRAPLLLFTFIIIAIFISSKISFSPSLLPLSPDSRPPQCTHTPGDKYLWYAPHSGFSNQLSEFRNAILMAAILNRTLIVPPVLDHHAVALGSCPKFRVLDPNELRFRVWNHSIQLIRDRRIFVSKWCDVNLSLACTADSSMHSSMLEKLRQCGSLLSGYDGNVEACFVASQEDCRTTVWTYQTDDEVLDSFQADEEFKKKRKFSFSRTRKDVSRALGPGSTAGSATVLAFGSLFTGPYKGSESHIDIHEAPNDQRVQLVIQKIEFLQFVPEILNAGKSFAHETISAPFLCAQLRLLDGQFKNHWDGTFQVLKQTLDSLKQKGTLPIHVFIMTDLPRVNWTGSYLGDLEKDSDVFKLFVLREDDELVAKTAKKLVNAAYGLKLQYVSSSFDGREQHCSPLSLPDILLYVEETICGCASLGFVGTAGSTIANSIELMRKNHACS; encoded by the exons AGATGGATTTTGGACATCGTCACGGGGGCGGAGTTGCCGgaaaaaggaataagaggCCCACAATTTTCACCAGCTACAGAGCACCTCTCCTCCTCTTCACCTTCATAATAATCGCTATCTTCATCTCCTCCAAAATCTCCTTCTCTCCTTCTCTCCTTCCACTTTCCCCAGACTCACGCCCTCCCCAATGCACCCACACTCCGGGAGACAAGTACCTCTGGTATGCGCCCCACAGCGGTTTCAGCAACCAGCTCTCCGAATTCAGGAATGCTATTTTGATGGCCGCCATTCTCAATCGCACGCTGATTGTGCCTCCTGTTCTCGATCACCACGCGGTCGCCCTCGGGAGTTGCCccaaatttagggttttggatCCGAATGAATTGAGATTCAGAGTATGGAACCACAGTATTCAGCTAATCCGTGATCGCAG GATTTTTGTGTCAAAGTGGTGTGACGTGAATCTCAGTTTGGCTTGCACTGCAGACTCAAGTATGCATTCATCGATGCTTGAGAAACTAAGACAATGTGGATCTTTACTATCTGGATACGATGGTAATGTGGAAGCATGTTTTGTTGCTTCCCAAGAAGATTGCAGAACAACAGTATGGACATACCAAACTGATGATGAGGTTTTGGATTCATTTCAAGCTGATGAAGAAttcaagaagaaaaggaaattttcattttcgagGACAAGGAAAGATGTTTCTAGGGCCCTTGGTCCTGGATCCACAGCTGGATCAGCCACTGTCCTGGCCTTTGGGAGCCTATTTACCGGACCATATAAGGGATCTGAATCGCATATTGACATCCATGAAGCTCCAAACGATCAAAGGGTACAGTTAGTAATTCAGAAgattgaatttcttcaatttgtgCCTGAAATCTTGAATGCTGGGAAGAGTTTTGCACACGAGACGATTAGCGCTCCGTTTCTTTGTGCACAGCTTAGGTTATTGGATGGTCAGTTTAAGAACCACTGGGACGGTACTTTCCAAGTATTGAAGCAAACCCTAGACTCGTTGAAACAGAAGGGCACTCTCCCAATACATGTATTCATAATGACAGATCTTCCCCGGGTTAATTGGACTGGAAGTTATCTGGGGGATCTCGAAAAAGACTCTGATGTTTTTAAGCTGTTTGTTCTGAGAGAAGACGACGAATTAGTAGCTAAAACTGCTAAGAAACTTGTAAATGCAGCATATGGATTGAAGCTTCAATATGTTTCAAGCAGTTTTGATGGAAGAGAGCAACATTGCAGTCCTCTATCATTACctgatatactactatatgtcGAAGAAACTATCTGTGGTTGTGCTTCTCTAGGTTTCGTTGGGACTGCTGGTTCAACCATTGCCAATAGCATagaattgatgagaaaaaatcatgcatgttcatGA
- the LOC125219407 gene encoding O-fucosyltransferase 30-like isoform X1, translating to MPQNGDEMLTNTRKEMDFGHRHGGGVAGKRNKRPTIFTSYRAPLLLFTFIIIAIFISSKISFSPSLLPLSPDSRPPQCTHTPGDKYLWYAPHSGFSNQLSEFRNAILMAAILNRTLIVPPVLDHHAVALGSCPKFRVLDPNELRFRVWNHSIQLIRDRRYVSMADIVDLSSLVVTSTVRFMDFRIFVSKWCDVNLSLACTADSSMHSSMLEKLRQCGSLLSGYDGNVEACFVASQEDCRTTVWTYQTDDEVLDSFQADEEFKKKRKFSFSRTRKDVSRALGPGSTAGSATVLAFGSLFTGPYKGSESHIDIHEAPNDQRVQLVIQKIEFLQFVPEILNAGKSFAHETISAPFLCAQLRLLDGQFKNHWDGTFQVLKQTLDSLKQKGTLPIHVFIMTDLPRVNWTGSYLGDLEKDSDVFKLFVLREDDELVAKTAKKLVNAAYGLKLQYVSSSFDGREQHCSPLSLPDILLYVEETICGCASLGFVGTAGSTIANSIELMRKNHACS from the exons AGATGGATTTTGGACATCGTCACGGGGGCGGAGTTGCCGgaaaaaggaataagaggCCCACAATTTTCACCAGCTACAGAGCACCTCTCCTCCTCTTCACCTTCATAATAATCGCTATCTTCATCTCCTCCAAAATCTCCTTCTCTCCTTCTCTCCTTCCACTTTCCCCAGACTCACGCCCTCCCCAATGCACCCACACTCCGGGAGACAAGTACCTCTGGTATGCGCCCCACAGCGGTTTCAGCAACCAGCTCTCCGAATTCAGGAATGCTATTTTGATGGCCGCCATTCTCAATCGCACGCTGATTGTGCCTCCTGTTCTCGATCACCACGCGGTCGCCCTCGGGAGTTGCCccaaatttagggttttggatCCGAATGAATTGAGATTCAGAGTATGGAACCACAGTATTCAGCTAATCCGTGATCGCAG GTACGTATCCATGGCGGATATAGTTGATCTTTCATCTCTAGTGGTCACTTCAACTGTCAGATTTATGGATTTCAGGATTTTTGTGTCAAAGTGGTGTGACGTGAATCTCAGTTTGGCTTGCACTGCAGACTCAAGTATGCATTCATCGATGCTTGAGAAACTAAGACAATGTGGATCTTTACTATCTGGATACGATGGTAATGTGGAAGCATGTTTTGTTGCTTCCCAAGAAGATTGCAGAACAACAGTATGGACATACCAAACTGATGATGAGGTTTTGGATTCATTTCAAGCTGATGAAGAAttcaagaagaaaaggaaattttcattttcgagGACAAGGAAAGATGTTTCTAGGGCCCTTGGTCCTGGATCCACAGCTGGATCAGCCACTGTCCTGGCCTTTGGGAGCCTATTTACCGGACCATATAAGGGATCTGAATCGCATATTGACATCCATGAAGCTCCAAACGATCAAAGGGTACAGTTAGTAATTCAGAAgattgaatttcttcaatttgtgCCTGAAATCTTGAATGCTGGGAAGAGTTTTGCACACGAGACGATTAGCGCTCCGTTTCTTTGTGCACAGCTTAGGTTATTGGATGGTCAGTTTAAGAACCACTGGGACGGTACTTTCCAAGTATTGAAGCAAACCCTAGACTCGTTGAAACAGAAGGGCACTCTCCCAATACATGTATTCATAATGACAGATCTTCCCCGGGTTAATTGGACTGGAAGTTATCTGGGGGATCTCGAAAAAGACTCTGATGTTTTTAAGCTGTTTGTTCTGAGAGAAGACGACGAATTAGTAGCTAAAACTGCTAAGAAACTTGTAAATGCAGCATATGGATTGAAGCTTCAATATGTTTCAAGCAGTTTTGATGGAAGAGAGCAACATTGCAGTCCTCTATCATTACctgatatactactatatgtcGAAGAAACTATCTGTGGTTGTGCTTCTCTAGGTTTCGTTGGGACTGCTGGTTCAACCATTGCCAATAGCATagaattgatgagaaaaaatcatgcatgttcatGA